A genomic stretch from Methanobacterium sp. includes:
- a CDS encoding 50S ribosomal protein L44e, with protein MKIPKERRTYCPSCKKHTHHEVFESKRRKASELKWGQRQFRRVTSGYRGYPRPLPSGNKPVKKLDLRYKCKDCGKSHIKRSSFRAGKVEFVS; from the coding sequence ATGAAAATTCCAAAAGAGAGAAGAACTTACTGTCCAAGTTGTAAAAAACATACTCATCACGAAGTATTCGAATCAAAAAGAAGAAAGGCAAGTGAACTTAAATGGGGGCAGCGTCAATTCAGACGTGTCACCAGCGGATACAGAGGTTATCCAAGGCCACTTCCATCTGGAAACAAACCAGTAAAAAAGCTGGACTTAAGATATAAATGTAAAGATTGTGGAAAGTCCCACATAAAAAGATCCTCATTTAGAGCAGGAAAAGTAGAATTTGTAAGTTAG
- a CDS encoding 30S ribosomal protein S27e has translation MVVFGNNRGNFLKVKCLDCGNQQTVFDHAASNVQCIICGKTLVKPKGGKSEIVAQIVEVLD, from the coding sequence ATGGTAGTTTTCGGTAATAACAGAGGTAATTTTTTAAAAGTAAAGTGTTTAGACTGCGGAAATCAACAAACAGTCTTTGATCATGCAGCATCCAATGTCCAGTGCATTATATGTGGAAAAACATTGGTAAAACCAAAAGGCGGCAAATCTGAAATAGTAGCTCAGATTGTTGAAGTCCTTGATTAA
- a CDS encoding translation initiation factor IF-2 subunit alpha, which produces MVRMKREWPDEGDLVVGTVHKVLGYGAFASLEEYEGKEAFIHISEVSSGWVKNIRDHVRENQKIVARVLRVNPKKGHVDVSMKRIREDQRTRKIQQWKIEQKAEKLLEIAAKTIGKDLDTAYEEVGYKIINEFGDLYEAFETAAEEGEEALISREIDGEWAKTITEVAEKNISPPEVQITGYINLHSYAPNGVEVIKSALGSVESEEITVQCVGAPRYRLIVKSSDYLTAENIMKKAAESCIEAVIKEGGEGEFQRELE; this is translated from the coding sequence ATGGTAAGAATGAAAAGAGAATGGCCGGACGAAGGCGATCTGGTAGTAGGAACAGTGCATAAAGTTTTAGGCTATGGTGCATTTGCTTCTCTTGAAGAATACGAAGGAAAAGAAGCTTTTATTCATATTTCTGAAGTATCCTCTGGATGGGTAAAAAATATCAGGGATCATGTCCGGGAAAATCAAAAAATCGTTGCAAGAGTCTTAAGGGTAAACCCAAAAAAAGGCCATGTCGACGTTTCCATGAAAAGAATAAGGGAAGATCAAAGGACAAGAAAGATTCAACAGTGGAAAATCGAGCAAAAAGCAGAAAAATTGCTTGAAATAGCTGCAAAAACTATAGGAAAAGACCTTGACACAGCATATGAAGAAGTAGGGTATAAGATCATAAATGAATTTGGTGATCTCTACGAAGCATTTGAAACAGCTGCAGAAGAAGGCGAAGAAGCGTTAATAAGTAGAGAGATAGATGGTGAATGGGCTAAAACCATAACCGAAGTTGCTGAAAAGAACATATCTCCTCCAGAAGTTCAAATAACAGGATACATAAATCTGCATTCATACGCACCAAACGGCGTTGAAGTGATAAAAAGTGCACTTGGCTCTGTAGAGAGTGAAGAAATTACAGTTCAATGTGTTGGAGCTCCAAGGTACAGATTAATAGTTAAATCATCTGATTACCTTACAGCAGAAAATATAATGAAAAAAGCAGCAGAAAGCTGCATAGAAGCTGTTATAAAAGAAGGTGGAGAAGGCGAATTCCAGCGTGAGCTTGAATAA
- a CDS encoding RNA-protein complex protein Nop10 — protein sequence MKMKMKRCKSCGEYTLKNECPYCGGEVGVVYPAKYSPEDKYGKYRRMLKKQLLENKGMI from the coding sequence ATGAAAATGAAAATGAAAAGGTGTAAATCCTGTGGAGAATACACCTTAAAAAATGAATGTCCTTACTGTGGAGGGGAAGTAGGAGTAGTATATCCTGCTAAATATTCTCCTGAGGATAAATATGGAAAATATAGAAGAATGCTTAAAAAACAGCTCTTAGAAAATAAAGGGATGATTTAA
- a CDS encoding proteasome assembly chaperone family protein gives MNKTHIKMIEEVDLKEPIFIEALPGIGHVGKLVAEHIIHELDAKKFAELYSPSFPPQVFVNEDGTVEPMKNEFYALNDENGQDYLILVGNTQGLSPEGQYEICGIILDFVQKYNAKEMYTLGGLGTGQPIEKSKVFGAATTPELAESLKEHNVILRSADGGIIGASGLLLGMGMLRGMNGACLMGETPGYFIDAEASKAVLTVLLEILGLEVDIAKLEERAEETRKMISKAQQMEQEMTERMHLAPGEEDLRYIG, from the coding sequence ATGAATAAAACTCATATTAAAATGATAGAAGAAGTGGATCTTAAAGAACCTATATTCATAGAGGCACTTCCTGGAATCGGGCACGTTGGAAAATTGGTTGCAGAACACATAATCCACGAACTTGATGCAAAAAAGTTTGCAGAATTATATTCTCCATCATTTCCGCCACAAGTCTTTGTAAACGAAGACGGAACCGTTGAACCAATGAAAAACGAATTTTATGCACTTAACGATGAAAATGGGCAAGACTACTTAATACTTGTTGGAAACACCCAAGGATTAAGTCCTGAAGGACAATATGAAATATGTGGGATCATACTGGACTTTGTACAAAAATATAATGCAAAGGAAATGTACACCTTAGGGGGCCTTGGAACAGGTCAACCAATAGAAAAATCAAAGGTCTTTGGTGCAGCAACAACACCAGAACTTGCAGAATCACTAAAAGAACATAATGTAATCCTTAGATCTGCTGACGGAGGAATTATAGGAGCATCAGGCCTTCTTTTAGGTATGGGAATGCTTAGAGGCATGAATGGCGCATGTTTAATGGGTGAAACTCCTGGATACTTTATAGATGCAGAAGCATCTAAAGCAGTTTTAACAGTTTTACTTGAAATATTAGGCCTGGAAGTGGATATTGCAAAACTAGAAGAAAGAGCAGAAGAAACAAGGAAAATGATATCTAAAGCTCAGCAAATGGAACAAGAAATGACTGAAAGAATGCATTTAGCTCCAGGTGAAGAAGATTTAAGATACATCGGGTAA
- a CDS encoding TIGR00375 family protein, translating to MIINSDLHVHSPYSMATSKNMLISTIAYQSKLKGLDLIGTGDAFHPEWLKIIESSTEPSKTGIYSVKESENGSKVQLLKTVDAPEIEAEKCKFILTAEIEDKNRVHQLIILPSIESAYEIREELPSKNINKEGRPRIDMDGAEIMDLVRDYNGLIGPSHAFTPWTSIYKEFDSIYNCYNDTPDFLELGLSADTNMADRIEELQDIPFLSNSDAHSPWPHRLGREFNEIEIKEMTFNAFKDAIKGKKVVGNYGFDPRLGKYHETGCVRCYQLFSIEEARKLKMRCPCGGLIKIGVKDRISDMAKWDEAHHPEFRPQYTHILPLAEIISIVYGKGITTVFVQKIWKGLVQEFGSEIAVLIHVPLEEISKTDSKLAEVIMAFRENTLKIQPGAGGNYGKIMLD from the coding sequence ATGATAATCAATTCAGATCTTCATGTACACAGTCCTTATTCAATGGCTACATCTAAAAATATGCTAATCAGCACGATTGCGTATCAATCAAAGCTTAAAGGATTGGATTTAATTGGTACAGGGGATGCGTTTCATCCTGAATGGTTAAAAATTATAGAAAGCAGTACAGAACCTTCAAAAACAGGAATATATTCAGTCAAAGAGTCTGAAAATGGTTCAAAAGTACAACTTTTAAAAACGGTTGATGCTCCTGAAATTGAAGCAGAAAAATGCAAATTTATTTTAACAGCAGAAATAGAGGACAAAAATAGAGTCCATCAACTAATTATTCTACCTTCTATAGAATCCGCATATGAAATTAGGGAAGAATTACCTTCTAAAAACATAAATAAAGAAGGTAGGCCTAGAATAGATATGGATGGGGCCGAAATAATGGATCTAGTCAGAGATTATAATGGATTAATTGGTCCTTCTCATGCTTTTACTCCATGGACTAGTATTTATAAAGAATTTGACAGCATTTACAATTGTTATAATGATACTCCTGATTTTTTAGAGCTCGGGCTTTCTGCAGACACAAATATGGCAGATAGAATCGAAGAGCTTCAAGATATTCCATTTCTTTCAAACTCTGATGCTCATTCACCATGGCCACACAGGCTTGGAAGAGAATTTAACGAAATAGAAATAAAAGAAATGACTTTTAATGCCTTTAAAGATGCTATTAAAGGAAAAAAAGTTGTAGGTAATTATGGATTTGATCCAAGGCTTGGTAAATACCATGAAACAGGATGCGTGAGATGTTATCAATTATTTTCAATCGAAGAGGCAAGAAAACTTAAAATGAGATGTCCATGCGGAGGTCTTATAAAAATAGGTGTTAAAGACAGAATATCGGACATGGCTAAATGGGATGAAGCACATCATCCAGAATTCAGGCCACAATATACTCATATTCTCCCGCTTGCTGAAATTATAAGTATTGTTTATGGAAAAGGGATTACCACAGTTTTTGTTCAAAAAATATGGAAAGGATTAGTACAGGAATTTGGAAGTGAAATAGCTGTGCTTATTCACGTGCCTCTTGAGGAAATTTCAAAAACTGATTCTAAATTAGCTGAGGTTATAATGGCTTTTAGAGAAAATACATTGAAGATCCAACCTGGTGCCGGTGGAAATTATGGGAAAATAATGTTGGATTAA
- a CDS encoding MoxR family ATPase, whose translation METYKLSIKHIEDVLTKNKYIPDENIITVVFLALSLKKPILVEGPPGTGKTEISKAISKAFRRDFFRIQCYEGITFEQIIGEWNYQKQLLSLETSKIKKTEDDVFKEDFFIKRPLLSAFMNKKPSIVLIDEIDKADEEVESFLLQALGEKQITVNDLGTFELQNDLMVVMTSNSQRQLLDETKDRCLYLYIDYPSFEREVEIVKSHTPEASLKLVKSIVKVIQKIRKLNLTKNPSIRASVDWVRSLMLFNKDNLDEDSFKKTINVVIKTEDDRKKVLDNIKIK comes from the coding sequence ATGGAAACCTATAAATTAAGTATAAAACATATTGAAGATGTTTTAACTAAAAATAAGTATATTCCGGATGAAAACATAATTACAGTAGTATTTTTAGCCCTGTCACTTAAAAAGCCAATTTTAGTTGAGGGTCCACCGGGAACAGGTAAGACTGAAATTTCAAAAGCAATTTCCAAGGCATTCCGAAGAGATTTTTTTAGAATACAATGTTACGAGGGAATTACCTTTGAACAGATTATTGGTGAATGGAATTATCAAAAACAGCTTTTAAGCCTTGAAACATCCAAAATAAAGAAAACCGAAGACGATGTCTTTAAGGAAGATTTTTTCATAAAAAGACCTCTTCTCTCTGCATTTATGAATAAAAAGCCGTCTATAGTATTGATTGATGAAATTGATAAGGCAGACGAAGAAGTGGAAAGTTTTCTACTTCAAGCACTTGGAGAAAAGCAGATAACAGTAAATGATCTGGGAACATTTGAATTACAAAATGATTTGATGGTTGTAATGACATCTAATTCTCAAAGACAGCTTCTTGATGAAACAAAAGACCGCTGTTTGTACTTGTATATTGATTATCCTTCATTTGAAAGAGAAGTGGAGATAGTAAAGTCACACACTCCAGAAGCATCTTTAAAGCTCGTAAAAAGTATTGTGAAGGTTATACAAAAGATAAGGAAGCTTAATCTTACCAAAAATCCATCAATCAGAGCTTCTGTGGACTGGGTTAGAAGCCTCATGTTATTTAATAAGGATAATTTAGATGAAGATTCCTTCAAAAAGACAATTAATGTTGTTATAAAAACTGAAGACGATAGAAAGAAAGTTTTAGACAATATTAAAATAAAATAA
- a CDS encoding VWA domain-containing protein, with translation MINDIVKFSGILRENGIPASIRSTKIACDACHLVENENGNLKEALACIYLKDQRYRNKFNQLYESFFEENDKEKKDIPSGWGDKSKFIKKYNVSISTKRVSDFDLGDKGQQYKIDYIKNTLNDINDNADREGNSELLKSNLKTLNTLQPELIELCQKLGRKIATKRVRRYKQAKNQRPDIRRSIRKNMKHGGTLLELVKSKPKIKKQNHYFLSDVSVSCDWISIWFFCMVYAAQNSFNRARAFEFDNKTAEVTSALFEPGLVDAFLRVIEIRQDNSMIRGKSNMYTAFQGFEKQANLNSKSYVLILSDCRDWAGPKEEGIPKSAELIENMVKKSKRVLILNPEEEKKWNVADSCVSYYEDVGAEMFEVRNLDQLADLISEI, from the coding sequence ATGATAAATGATATAGTTAAATTTTCAGGAATACTTCGAGAAAATGGAATTCCTGCAAGTATAAGGAGCACAAAAATAGCCTGTGATGCATGCCATTTAGTTGAAAATGAAAATGGTAATTTAAAAGAAGCATTAGCATGTATTTATCTTAAAGATCAAAGGTATAGGAATAAATTCAACCAGTTATATGAATCGTTTTTTGAAGAAAATGATAAGGAAAAAAAAGACATTCCGTCTGGTTGGGGAGATAAATCCAAATTCATTAAAAAATACAATGTATCCATCAGTACAAAAAGAGTTTCTGACTTTGATTTAGGAGACAAAGGACAGCAGTATAAAATAGACTACATTAAAAATACATTAAACGACATAAATGATAACGCTGATAGAGAAGGTAACTCTGAGCTTTTAAAGAGTAATTTAAAGACATTAAACACACTTCAACCAGAATTAATAGAATTATGCCAAAAACTCGGCCGAAAAATTGCTACAAAAAGAGTTAGAAGATATAAACAGGCTAAAAATCAAAGACCAGATATTAGAAGAAGCATCAGAAAAAACATGAAACATGGGGGAACGCTCTTGGAGCTTGTAAAGAGTAAACCTAAAATAAAAAAGCAAAACCACTATTTTTTAAGCGATGTAAGCGTTTCATGCGACTGGATAAGTATATGGTTTTTTTGCATGGTTTACGCTGCTCAAAATTCATTTAATCGCGCAAGAGCATTTGAATTTGATAATAAAACTGCTGAAGTAACATCTGCACTCTTTGAACCAGGATTAGTCGATGCTTTTCTAAGAGTTATTGAAATTAGGCAAGATAATTCCATGATCCGTGGAAAATCCAATATGTATACTGCATTTCAAGGATTTGAAAAGCAGGCAAACTTAAACAGTAAATCATACGTTCTGATTTTAAGTGACTGCAGAGATTGGGCAGGGCCAAAGGAAGAAGGAATACCAAAAAGCGCAGAACTCATTGAAAACATGGTAAAAAAATCTAAAAGAGTTTTAATATTGAATCCTGAAGAAGAAAAGAAATGGAATGTTGCAGATAGCTGTGTTTCATATTATGAAGATGTGGGTGCTGAAATGTTTGAAGTGAGGAACTTAGATCAGCTTGCAGACTTAATAAGTGAGATTTAA
- a CDS encoding proteasome assembly chaperone family protein gives MVKMVETEVECCKIISKDVEDAIILEGSPELGLIGNIIGWLLVEELKMKEIGHIDSKYFPPLAVLYKGKAIHPFRIYSSDNIVLFLSDFIIPPNVTYDMTNAIVNWMERNNSKEIITFNSIVVREKTHVVAGAANSDESLERLGNLDLPILPFGNITGLSGTLLTKSMQKGIAGSCLFAEVLSPYPDPRAAADVINILNKMLGTKIDANPLIKEAEEIESRLKELAQTVQGETESPAYM, from the coding sequence ATGGTTAAAATGGTTGAAACTGAAGTTGAATGCTGTAAAATAATATCAAAAGATGTTGAAGATGCAATAATCCTGGAAGGATCACCAGAATTAGGACTTATAGGCAATATAATAGGATGGCTTTTAGTTGAAGAACTCAAAATGAAAGAAATAGGACATATTGACTCCAAATATTTCCCTCCACTTGCAGTACTGTATAAAGGAAAGGCAATACATCCATTCAGAATATACTCTTCAGATAATATCGTTTTATTCCTATCTGACTTCATAATTCCACCAAATGTAACCTATGACATGACCAATGCCATAGTAAACTGGATGGAAAGAAACAACAGCAAAGAAATAATCACATTCAACAGCATAGTCGTAAGAGAGAAGACACATGTTGTTGCAGGAGCTGCCAATTCAGATGAATCCTTAGAAAGATTAGGGAACCTGGATTTACCAATATTGCCCTTTGGAAATATAACTGGATTATCAGGCACATTACTTACAAAAAGCATGCAGAAAGGTATAGCAGGATCCTGCCTATTTGCAGAAGTACTTAGCCCTTATCCCGATCCAAGAGCCGCTGCAGATGTGATAAACATTTTAAATAAGATGTTAGGCACAAAAATTGATGCAAATCCTCTTATAAAAGAAGCTGAAGAAATAGAATCACGCCTTAAAGAACTGGCTCAAACTGTTCAAGGAGAAACAGAATCTCCTGCTTACATGTAA
- a CDS encoding PepSY domain-containing protein: MVNMKILLSVVIVLLIGVAAAGYQITTSTPGLWQATTTQDQQSTSQSSNVQSGGSHSGTQGGTTSGGSQSGTQGGSNVKISSKQAKSIAQKSIAEPGATAGTPQLKTINGKKTYYVPILSSSGKQIGGFYIDPQTGQITGMEGGVSP; this comes from the coding sequence ATGGTTAACATGAAAATTCTGTTATCAGTCGTCATTGTTCTACTTATAGGTGTAGCAGCAGCAGGTTATCAAATTACAACAAGCACCCCTGGATTATGGCAGGCCACAACCACGCAGGATCAACAATCCACCAGCCAAAGCAGTAATGTACAGTCTGGAGGAAGCCATAGTGGAACCCAAGGAGGAACAACTTCTGGAGGAAGCCAAAGTGGAACCCAAGGAGGCAGTAATGTGAAAATATCATCAAAACAGGCAAAATCAATAGCTCAAAAGTCTATTGCAGAACCTGGTGCAACTGCAGGCACCCCACAACTTAAAACAATAAATGGGAAAAAAACATATTACGTACCCATATTATCCTCAAGCGGCAAACAAATTGGAGGATTTTACATAGATCCTCAAACAGGCCAGATTACAGGAATGGAAGGGGGAGTAAGTCCTTAA
- the frhA gene encoding coenzyme F420 hydrogenase subunit alpha: MSEKIVISPTSRQEGHAELVMEVDDEGIVTKGRYFSITPVRGLEKIVTGKAPETAPVIVQRICGVCPIPHTLASVEAMDDSLGIEPPKAGKQLRELVMAAHDVNSHAIHHFLIAPDVVPENLFATAVESVSEIRKTAQYVVDMVGGEGIHPSDIRIGGMAKNISELARKRLYTRLKALQPKVDAHVELIIGLVADKGFPKGLGVHDAPTLATDRLYGDRDNFDLDRFTEIMPERWYDDSEIGKKACSTIPLYDGVNIEVGPRARAVKYGGFSGKGTVAQHVARAMEMKSALSKCIAILDDLDTSAPANVGNFDVRGTGKLGIGAIEGPRGMDVHMAQVGENGKTEFYSALVPTTWNIPTMGPATEGFHHEFGPHVIRGYDPCLSCATHMIVIDDEDRSVLKDEMVRL, from the coding sequence TTGAGCGAAAAGATTGTTATATCGCCAACATCACGACAGGAAGGACACGCTGAATTGGTCATGGAAGTCGATGATGAAGGAATAGTAACTAAGGGGCGATACTTTAGTATTACTCCTGTCAGAGGACTAGAGAAGATAGTAACAGGCAAAGCTCCAGAAACCGCACCAGTAATCGTGCAAAGGATCTGTGGTGTCTGTCCTATACCTCACACTCTAGCTTCTGTGGAAGCTATGGATGATTCATTAGGTATTGAGCCACCAAAAGCAGGTAAACAGTTAAGAGAACTTGTTATGGCAGCTCACGACGTAAACAGTCATGCTATACATCATTTCCTTATAGCTCCGGATGTTGTTCCTGAAAATTTATTTGCTACTGCAGTAGAATCTGTTTCTGAAATAAGAAAAACTGCACAATATGTAGTAGATATGGTTGGTGGAGAAGGTATACACCCATCAGACATTAGAATTGGTGGAATGGCAAAGAACATAAGTGAACTAGCTAGGAAAAGGTTATATACTAGACTAAAAGCACTTCAACCTAAAGTAGATGCACATGTAGAACTTATTATAGGTTTAGTTGCAGATAAAGGATTCCCAAAAGGTTTAGGGGTTCATGATGCACCAACATTAGCTACTGACAGACTTTATGGTGACAGAGATAACTTCGATTTGGACAGATTTACAGAAATAATGCCAGAAAGATGGTATGATGACTCAGAAATCGGTAAAAAAGCATGTTCAACAATCCCTCTCTACGATGGTGTCAACATTGAAGTAGGTCCAAGAGCAAGAGCTGTTAAATACGGAGGATTCTCCGGAAAAGGTACTGTAGCTCAGCACGTAGCCAGAGCTATGGAAATGAAATCTGCTCTTTCAAAGTGTATAGCTATATTGGATGATCTCGACACATCAGCTCCAGCAAACGTTGGTAACTTCGATGTTAGAGGCACTGGTAAGTTAGGAATCGGTGCAATAGAAGGACCAAGAGGAATGGATGTGCACATGGCTCAAGTTGGCGAAAACGGTAAAACTGAATTCTACAGCGCTTTAGTTCCAACTACATGGAACATACCAACTATGGGACCTGCAACTGAAGGATTCCACCACGAATTTGGACCTCACGTAATTAGAGGATACGACCCTTGTCTGTCTTGTGCTACTCACATGATAGTAATTGATGACGAAGACAGGAGTGTCTTAAAAGACGAAATGGTCAGATTATAA